One stretch of Miscanthus floridulus cultivar M001 chromosome 18, ASM1932011v1, whole genome shotgun sequence DNA includes these proteins:
- the LOC136520851 gene encoding protein FMP32, mitochondrial-like codes for MAAAAVACRRALLLHGHQQWPQRWAAAAPCPRTISQLVKTNGRRAFLVDTLALVRKLESQGVPTKQAEAITSAITEVLNDSLESISESFVSKAEMQKSEMLQESNISKFKSQVQSSQENHFSLLQRETEKLRGDIDKMRSELKYEIDKVTAGQRLDLNLERGRIRDELAKQNEETTELTTKLDKEIHSLKAQLEAAKYDVIKYCIGTIVSISAVGLAVLRIVM; via the exons atggccgctgccgccgtcgccTGCAGGCGCGCGCTGCTCCTGCACGGGCACCAGCAGTGGCCGCAGCGGTGGGCGGcggccgcgccctgcccccgCACCATCTCGCAGCTCGTCAAGACCAACGGCCGCCGCGCCTTCCTCGTCGACACCCTCGCCCTG GTCAGGAAGCTGGAGTCGCAGGGCGTGCCCACCAAGCAGGCGGAGGCGATCACCTCCGCCATCACGGAGGTCCTCAACGACAGCCTCGAAAGCATCTCCGAGTCCTTCGTCTCCAAAGCCGAGATGCAGAAG AGTGAGATGCTGCAGGAGTCCAATATCTCCAAGTTCAAGTCGCAAGTGCAGAGCTCGCAG GAAAACCATTTCTCTTTGTTACAGCGGGAGACTGAGAAACTTCGTGGAGATATTGATAAGATGAGGAGTGAACTGAA GTATGAGATTGACAAGGTCACTGCAGGGCAGCGGTTGGATCTGAACCTTGAAAGAGG GCGCATACGTGATGAACTTGCCAAGCAGAACGAGGAAACTACTGAGCTTACCACAAAGCTTGACAAG GAAATCCACTCGCTGAAGGCCCAGTTGGAGGCAGCAAAGTACGATGTCATCAAGTACTGCATAGGTACCATTGTTTCGATCTCAGCCGTCGGCCTCGCCGTCCTCCGCATCGTGATGTGA